Genomic DNA from Rhodothermales bacterium:
AGGCAGGAATCGCACGCCCGCGGCTTCAGAGAGCACCTCGATACTGGGTCGGCGGCCGTCGGGCATGTATTTTTGCGACCTTGAATCGCCCCGGCAGCGGTTCGTCAACGCAGCCTACTAGGAAGATGACTCGGATCTCCCCTTCAGTATTGGACGTGAGCCGCCAGCCTGCTGGGTCTGCGCGACGCAAGGCATACAAGACGCCGGTGCTCACCGATCACGGCAATCTGGACCAACTCACAAAGGCCGAGTACGGAGGACTGGACCAACTGCTCTTCGGAAGCCTGTTTGCGATGGCCTCGCCCGGTCTGCCGTCGGCACCGAGTCGCTAGTCAGTCCGCGACCTCAAACGGCCGGTAGGTCTCCAGATCAGGCAGATCCCCCAACACAACCCGCCCGCCGAGTTCGACCCAGGCGTGTGACTCAAGCCTGCCATTGGTGAGGCGACTTCCAAGGCGGAACCCTGAGGGAATGCCTCGCCGCTTGAGCAGGTGATGTAGCGCAGTGGCTCGGGGCAGGCAGGCTTGCTGGAGTCCAAGTACCTGGGCAACGTGGTGCACACGGGCGGCAAGGGCCAGGGCGCGCCGAATGTCAGCCTCGCTCGCCTCCGGGGCCTCCCGCGGCGGAGGCACGGCGCGCCACCCAAGTCGGGCCAGAGACAGTTCGGCCAGGACTTCCACGCGCGCCAGCGTCTGCCTCACGCGGCGGCCTGCTCCACGAGACCGGCCTCCATCAGCTGGCCCAGCAGCGCGTCCAGGTCCGCGCCGGCTCTGGGGGCTTCGACCTCGTACGACTGGACGATGGCAGCTACCAATTCAGGCCGTGTGCGCGGGCCCGCGGACAAGAGATCCCAGACCAGGCGCCCGGGACCGGTCAACGAGTAGTACTTGCGGTCAGAGCCGAGGATGACCACCGACTCATCATCAGGCCGGCTGGCCACCGGGTGTCCGGCGATCTGTACCGTCATGGGCGGGCGCCTCTCTGTTTCGAAAGCTCCTGAAAGGTACGCCACATCAGGCGCACAGGCCGAATCACGCTGAAGACGATCGGCGTGTCCGGATGTAACCAGGGCACCGCGGTCCAATCGCGCGCATTGGGCGTGAAGCCCAGTTGGGCCACTCGTCGCAGCCGGAGCGTCGGCGGCAGCATGCGGAGACGGTGGGCAGTGAGTGCAAGACCTGTGTGAGGCACCTCAAGAGCCTGCCAGGATCGGGCCACCAGGCCGCGAAGTTGCCGGTAGCGGTGGTCCAGGGGTCTTCGTACTGCGTCCGGAAGTTCTACTCCCAGATCGGCCAGCATGGCCATGCCACACAGGAAAGACGCCGCCATTCCGGTACGCGATGCCATTTCGAGCCCGGATTCGAGTGCCCGGGTATCGCGGCTCATGAGGGCCAGGTCCGCCAGCCACTTCAGGGCCAGGAACGCATGACCGGTTCCGTGCGTGGCTGCGTGCCACAGCGCGTGGGTTGGATTCAGGGCCGGGATCTTGCGGCCTGAAACCTCAAAACAGGTCCGGTCCGCAAGGAACTGCTCAGCTGGGGCGTCGAGGCCGGGGAAATCGGCCAGGCGACGGTGTATCTCCAGCCGCACCGCACCGCGGATGTGCGACAGGTGCTTCGGTTGCAGGCGTGGCTGGTGCTCCGTGTCATAGGCCGGATCCAGGTGGAATCCGGCGGCCTCGGCGGCCCGGCAGGCCTCGTCCATGCTCTGGGGCGGCACAAGCACATCGAGGTCCATGAAGGGTCGCAGCCGAATATCCCCGTGGTATCTGATGGCGGTGCTCGGTCCCTTGAACTGAAGAAATGGGATGTCGGCGGCGTCCAGGGCCTGCGCCAGATCCAGCAGCGCTCCGCATGTTTCCATGGACCGGACGGCAGCCAGACTCGCCACTGCACCCACCGCAGTCCGGTCAGGATGATCTTCGGGAAGCCAGCGCTCGACCCAGCCGGCGAGGCCGTGGTGGGCCGCCAGGGCCACAAGCCGCTTGCCGTTCGCGGGCGGATTGGGTGGGTCCGGCAGGGGACCCGTGTCGCCGCGCGACAGGGCTGCCACACCGCGAGCCAGGAATTGCAACACCGGATCGCCGGTCATTGGATCATGCGGTCGAGGATCTCGACGACCTGCGGGAGGTCGGTCAAGGTGGAACCTCGGCGTAGGCGGCCTATCGGGATCGCGCCCGCCAGGCCTCCCACCCGCTGCAGATGGGCGTCAGCAAGCCCTGATACGTCCAGCGAGCGAGGCATATGGGCATGGCGAATCAGTTCCAGTAGGGCCTCGGGCCCCGCCAGCGGCTCCAAAACCACCGGGCCGCCGGCCTCCAGTACTGCGATTCCTTTCAGTGTTGCGCCAGACGCGCTGGGTGTAACCCTCTCAAGTTGTTTGAGCGGCCCGCCCGCTCGCACCTTCAACCGGCCGGGCCCAGGCTGCACACTCCAGCCACCCGTGCCCTCCTCCAGGACACACAGGTCATCAGAGAGAAAGGCCCAGCCCGTGGCGAGTAGAGCTCCCGTCAAGGTTGTCTTGCCCATCCCTGTGGCTCCTAGCAGGCAGATGGCCAGGCCATGGCGGGAGACGACGTTGCCGTGAAGCACGATTCTCCCGGCCCTGCGCAGGAATAGTCCCATGAGTTGTCCGGACAGGCGCTCGCCCGCCGCCGCCGGATCGCCGTCGAGCATCACCACGACTTCGTCCGTCGCCATCCGGTACGTCGCTTCACCCGGCCACTGGAAGTACCAGAACTCGTCATCAAGCCGAAAGCTCAGCGGGCCGTCACGCTTCATCCTCGGCACATGGAACCGGCCCGCGCGAACCGTCACCTGCCCCGTCGTGCCGGTCGGGGCCAGAGAAAACGGAAGGGCCAGGTCGCTCTGGACAACGAGGCCGTATGCTGTGTAAGTGGTCAACCGCGGAAGGGGCACAACGGAGGAGTCGTCAAGATAGTCCCGCTCCCGAAGGCGTTCCTTTAACCCGGGCTGAAGCGCTGGCGCGCGTGGCCGGTCAGATCTCGGTGTCCCGGCGGTCAGAACGGACGTGCTCGTCGCCAATACGCGGAGAACACGGTTCGAAGCTCGTAGACGAGAGCCGGGTCGCTGAAGAACGTGGCGACTTCGGACGCTCTGTCGGCGGATGACGTGGTAAGGTTGGCGCTGCCGTTCATGGCGGTAGTGTCCGTCACCAGAAACTTGGCGTGCAGGTCGGCAAGCGTGCGAAAGGCGACCCCGGCGTCTTGCAGCGAACGCACGATATGCCCCGTCAGGTTGTCGCTGCGGAACAGAAGTCGGACCCGTACGCCTCGCCGCGACGCGGCCAGAAGGTCGTCGAAGACCGGCGGTGGAGCCGGGGAAAGGAACGCCACCGCTGCCAATGCCTCGTAGCGCGCGTCCTGCAGCATCCTTCCCATCTGAAGGTGTATGTCGCGGTCCACGAAGTGCCGCGCCGCCGATCCACCCGGTGTAGTCGAACGAAAAGCCTGGATCCGCGCATACACGTTTGAGAGGCCGCATCCGAGTGTGGTGGCCACGCGCGTCTTGTCCTCGGCGCGCCAGGCGAGCCAGAGCCGGTCCGGTGTCCACTTGATGCGTTTTGTCGCCTCCCGACGACCTCGGCCAAGGGGACCTCGCGGCCGGTCCGGCGATGTGGAATCGCGGGGCGTGTTTCCATCCAGTGCTCGACGCAGCTCAGGCGCCAGTCGATTGAGGGGGTCGGATTCCACAGTATGCCTCTGATTTGGGCCGGTCAAAGCGGAAGCGAGGGGCGGCATTCCACAACCGGCAGTTTCGAACGGGTTGTCAGGGTATAGAGGCATCGCCCGGACAGTTCGCAACGCGGCGTCGCCGATTGGACCCGTTTCGCTGAGGCGCTTGCCGGCGGACTCGGGGTCAATAACGCAAGCCCGCGCCGCCTCGGTGCGTCAGGCGCCGCACCGCGCCGCCAGAGAGCCTCGCCCTACCGGGGCGTTCGCATGACCACTCCAGTTGTCACGGCGGCTCCAATGGCGAGCCGGTACAGATAGGTGCCCGGCGGCAACTCCGATCCCTCGATTCGCGTCGCGTGTTCACCGGGAGGCAATCGCCCCAATTCGGACCGCTGCACCACCCTTCCGATGGCATCGAAGACGATCAGCCGCACGTCGGCCTCGACTTCAACGGTGAAGTCGATACTGGAGGTCGAGCTGAAGGGATTTGGGTAGGCTGCCGACGCAGACAATTCGAAGGTCGGCGGGACCACAACCCGCTCGCGGGCTCGAACGTCGGGGCTGAGCAGGTAGGCCGCGTTGGCCCGAATGCGGTCCGTCTGGTCAAAGAGGGTAGCCAGCGCAGCACGCGGGTGTTCGCCGGTAGCCACCGAGACCGCGAATACCAGATCCGCAGACGCGCCGGGCGCTAGGTCGAACGGAGTGGTCGAGGCTATCGAGTTATGGAAATACCCCGACAGCGAGGCGCCGGCACCGGGGTTTGCCATGGTCCACCCGGAACCTGTGAGCGGATCCCCATCGAACATGTAGCGGGTCGGTGGCCCCGACGTGCCCACTCCGTCCCCCTTGCCCCTGATGGCACTGCCGTTCCGCTGTCGCCCATCCATGACCTGATCGGTGCCAAAGTATCCCCAGTCCAACTCGCGGTGGACCTCTACGACGAAGCTGTGGAGCGACGATGCGTCAGGTGTCGCCGGGGGCTTGAGTCCGGCATCGGAGGGCCAGAGCGTGGCGGGTAGAAGAGCCATGCCTACGGCACGACCCTCCACTTCGGGTGCCGACGAATAGAAATAGGCAAGATCGGAGTCTGGTCGCGAGCCCGACCATACGCGTCGATTCTGTACTTCCACCTCCGGAGCAAGACCCAGGCGCACGTTCTCCAGAGGAGAGCCGGAGGTGTTCACGAACCGGTATCGGTATAGTGTGGAATTGCCAACCGCCCCGACCCCGCGAAACGCGTAAGCGGTTACCTGAATGTCGAGTCCGGGCTGCTGCATGTTGTCGTTGTAGGGCCGATCGTGCATGACCCACCAGACGGTTTCATCGCCAAAGAGCGTGGGCCGGTCTCCTCCCTCCAGATTGTAGTTGCCGGCCAGGCCGTCTCCATCGCTGACGGGTGCGCCGAGCGCGACCGGCCAGTCGCGGATATCCTCGGTGGCAACCCCGGTTCGGTCGAACGCCTCCAGGTCGCTTCTGTCGATTCGCCACACCCTGTTCGCCGGGCCACACTCGCCATCCGGCATGTGTCGGGGGCCCGGCCGATAGTGCTGGGCGGCGCGCCTGAGCGTGTCACCTCTCACGGCCACGAGTTCTGTCATCAAGCATGAAAGAATGGTCTCCGGCTCGATACTGGACAGTTCCAGACCGCCATTGAGAAACAGAGGGCGCGTAGTGCTGACAGGTGCCCTAAGGCTGTTGACGGAAAGCCTGGCCGAACCCGTAAACGGGGCGGTGCACTCGTCACTGGTCTGGGCGCGGCTGGGGAGGGCAAGGAGGACCAGGGCAAGGCAGCAAGTGAGGAAGCGCATAGTCGTAAGGGAAGGGTGGGAAAACGGTAGTTGCTCCACCCTGCGCATCTCCCGGTCGATGGGCGAGACAGCGCCTCCACACTCCCCGCCGGTCTCTGGCAGGGTGCCGACGGGGATGACAGGGCACTCACGGGTGCCCCGGACGCGGCGCTCGCGGGTCCAATCGTCCGTGGCGATGGGCGGTTGCGCTGGCACGCGCCGGGGTAGGATCAACGGCGAAACAGAACCGCCGTCGCAAGCCTACACCTGGTCTCATATGTCCATGACCCGATGCGCCTTGCCCTGATCACTTTTTTTGCCGCCGGCTTCTTCTCCCTGACCACCGGGGCTCAGAGCCCATCGCCCGAAATGCCTGCGACAAACCTGTTTGACTTCGAATCAGAGAGCGAGGCTCGGTGGCAGGTGGTGA
This window encodes:
- a CDS encoding phospholipase D family protein, coding for MESDPLNRLAPELRRALDGNTPRDSTSPDRPRGPLGRGRREATKRIKWTPDRLWLAWRAEDKTRVATTLGCGLSNVYARIQAFRSTTPGGSAARHFVDRDIHLQMGRMLQDARYEALAAVAFLSPAPPPVFDDLLAASRRGVRVRLLFRSDNLTGHIVRSLQDAGVAFRTLADLHAKFLVTDTTAMNGSANLTTSSADRASEVATFFSDPALVYELRTVFSAYWRRARPF
- a CDS encoding nucleotidyltransferase family protein codes for the protein MTGDPVLQFLARGVAALSRGDTGPLPDPPNPPANGKRLVALAAHHGLAGWVERWLPEDHPDRTAVGAVASLAAVRSMETCGALLDLAQALDAADIPFLQFKGPSTAIRYHGDIRLRPFMDLDVLVPPQSMDEACRAAEAAGFHLDPAYDTEHQPRLQPKHLSHIRGAVRLEIHRRLADFPGLDAPAEQFLADRTCFEVSGRKIPALNPTHALWHAATHGTGHAFLALKWLADLALMSRDTRALESGLEMASRTGMAASFLCGMAMLADLGVELPDAVRRPLDHRYRQLRGLVARSWQALEVPHTGLALTAHRLRMLPPTLRLRRVAQLGFTPNARDWTAVPWLHPDTPIVFSVIRPVRLMWRTFQELSKQRGARP
- a CDS encoding T9SS type A sorting domain-containing protein, with amino-acid sequence MRFLTCCLALVLLALPSRAQTSDECTAPFTGSARLSVNSLRAPVSTTRPLFLNGGLELSSIEPETILSCLMTELVAVRGDTLRRAAQHYRPGPRHMPDGECGPANRVWRIDRSDLEAFDRTGVATEDIRDWPVALGAPVSDGDGLAGNYNLEGGDRPTLFGDETVWWVMHDRPYNDNMQQPGLDIQVTAYAFRGVGAVGNSTLYRYRFVNTSGSPLENVRLGLAPEVEVQNRRVWSGSRPDSDLAYFYSSAPEVEGRAVGMALLPATLWPSDAGLKPPATPDASSLHSFVVEVHRELDWGYFGTDQVMDGRQRNGSAIRGKGDGVGTSGPPTRYMFDGDPLTGSGWTMANPGAGASLSGYFHNSIASTTPFDLAPGASADLVFAVSVATGEHPRAALATLFDQTDRIRANAAYLLSPDVRARERVVVPPTFELSASAAYPNPFSSTSSIDFTVEVEADVRLIVFDAIGRVVQRSELGRLPPGEHATRIEGSELPPGTYLYRLAIGAAVTTGVVMRTPR
- a CDS encoding PqqD family protein; amino-acid sequence: MTVQIAGHPVASRPDDESVVILGSDRKYYSLTGPGRLVWDLLSAGPRTRPELVAAIVQSYEVEAPRAGADLDALLGQLMEAGLVEQAAA
- a CDS encoding lasso peptide biosynthesis B2 protein; translated protein: MRQTLARVEVLAELSLARLGWRAVPPPREAPEASEADIRRALALAARVHHVAQVLGLQQACLPRATALHHLLKRRGIPSGFRLGSRLTNGRLESHAWVELGGRVVLGDLPDLETYRPFEVAD